The following proteins come from a genomic window of Clupea harengus chromosome 22, Ch_v2.0.2, whole genome shotgun sequence:
- the LOC116218387 gene encoding uncharacterized protein LOC116218387 produces the protein MAKIQLLGEMDDLSLSGFGQPSPRHGLQLLFWFAKKFIHFDNNNQIIMKYNPSDGRFGFHKFQNRFERFQGGRLLPNQRSPYYEVGNLHPLEAQQLPKYVKEKFTGHIDGSNTDRLIIGLNSNGEINKVYVTQHENGRNFSHGHTYQISEDLLHEIQNTSNCKSFLEQVLGTGKSKPKKKRRQINDYVAVDMDSNPPIENYYVGDDTSEYSIPIEKKSCCPCCTIL, from the coding sequence ATGGCAAAAATTCAACTTCTGGGAGAAATGGATGACCTCAGTCTCTCAGGATTTGGTCAGCCCAGCCCCAGACATGGGCTACAGCTGTTGTTCTGGTTTGCTAAAAAATTCATCCATTTTGACAACAACAACCAGATCATCATGAAATACAATCCAAGTGATGGGCGCTTTGGCTTCCATAAATTCCAAAACAGATTTGAACGTTTTCAAGGTGGTCGACTTCTACCCAATCAGAGAAGCCCATACTACGAAGTGGGTAACCTACACCCACTAGAAGCTCAGCAGCTACCTAAGTATGTCAAAGAGAAATTCACCGGCCACATAGATGGAAGTAACACTGACCGCCTAATTATTGGTTTGAATTCAAATGGAGAAATCAATAAAGTCTATGTGACACAACATGAAAATGGAAGAAACTTTAGTCATGGTCACACGTACCAGATCAGTGAGGACCTTCTTCATGAAATTCAGAACACCTCTAACTGTAAGAGTTTCTTGGAACAGGTCCTTGGAACAGGAAAGTCAAagccaaagaaaaagagaaggcaaATAAATGATTATGTTGCTGTTGACATGGATTCCAACCCTCCAATAGAGAATTATTATGTTGGTGATGATACATCAGAGTATTCTATCCCTATAGAGAAAAAGAGCTGTTGCCCATGCTGTACCATTCTTTAA